GTGAACAGCGCGACGGCGAGGTTCCGGTTGAGCAGCACGGTGGCGACGAAGGCCGCGAGGAGCAGCAGGACGCCGCCCCAGACCCGCATCGCGAACCGGCCGACGCCGCGCCCGCCGGCGACCAGCTGCGCGGAGCCGGGCGCCAGCGCCGTCATCACGAGGAGCCCGACGCCACGGCGCCAGGCGATGCGCCGGCTCTGCTGGGCGGCGTCGGCGTGGGTCACCTGATTCATGGCTCACCTCGGGGGAAGGACGAGGACGGTCCGGACCATCCTGTCGCCACGAGGGCCGTTGACCGCTCCGGTGGCCCGGCGTGTTGGCCGATCGGTGCGCTCGGGTCACCCGGCGGGGGCCGGGCAACCCGGACCCCGGGTCAGTGGCCGCGGACCCGCTCGCCCTTGGCGTGGGCGGCGTCGCGCAGTGCGCCCTGGAACGCGACCATGGCGTCCACCAGGGCGGGGTCGCCCACGCCGAGCATGCGGACGGCCAGCAGGCCGGCGTTGCGGGCGTTCCCGATCGACACGGTCGCCACCGGGACACCCGCCGGCATCTGCACGATCGAGAGCAGCGAGTCCATGCCGTCGAGGTGCTTCAGGGCGACCGGCACCCCGATCACGGGCAGCGGGGTCAGGGCGGCGAGCATGCCGGGCAGGTGCGCCGCGCCCCCGGCCCCGGCGATGATGACCTTCAGGCCGCGCTCGTGGGCGCGGCGGCCGTACTCGACCATCTCCTCCGGCATGCGGTGCGCCGAGACGACGTCGGCCTCGTAGGCCACCCCGAACTCGCGCAGCGCCTGCGCGGCGGCCTCCATGGTGGGCCAGTCGGAGTCCGAGCCCATGACGATGCCGACCAGCGGCGTGGTGTCGCTCATGCGGGGTTCCCTTCGAGATGGCCGGCGGCGGCGCGGGCCGAGGCGCGGGCGGCGTCCATGTCGGCGCCGGTAACGGTGACGTGGCCCACCTTGC
Above is a window of Propioniciclava coleopterorum DNA encoding:
- the purE gene encoding 5-(carboxyamino)imidazole ribonucleotide mutase; this translates as MSDTTPLVGIVMGSDSDWPTMEAAAQALREFGVAYEADVVSAHRMPEEMVEYGRRAHERGLKVIIAGAGGAAHLPGMLAALTPLPVIGVPVALKHLDGMDSLLSIVQMPAGVPVATVSIGNARNAGLLAVRMLGVGDPALVDAMVAFQGALRDAAHAKGERVRGH